The Dunckerocampus dactyliophorus isolate RoL2022-P2 chromosome 1, RoL_Ddac_1.1, whole genome shotgun sequence genome has a segment encoding these proteins:
- the LOC129187433 gene encoding uncharacterized protein LOC129187433, which translates to MRQASLEQGHLARKMQQNYIRKIQNLRIRRLNIEIKNKQSEVETFYQRLQTKLTHETYQEVCEFTKSGYMKHHSKTKERHKGKFQKLLLENRPQLVVNTKDGGNQSNTKENWIKNLSDRSLSETEKAVLTKGLNFSVTPKTIPTVDYITAAESAIRNNNLSRTEAGDLRLRISALLSSAKPPPSNITLGERKALAALQKDESITILPADKGRCTVVLNTLDYEEKITSLISDANTYEQLKRDPSSRYKKEIIHCLQKLEKEELIDRQMYHRLYPGEATPCIYGLPKIHKEGFPLRPIVCSIDSTTYNVAKYVKTVLSPLVGNTDHHIENTKGFVASIKDLRLEPEETLVSYDVTSLFTSVPTSAAVSVVRKRLLEDSTLHRRTKLSADHICQLLEICLNTTYFQFRGKFYRQIHGCAMGSPVSPIVANLYMEEMEKQALTSFSGTKPRQWFRYVDDTFVIIKKQEIQSFTDHINAVDTNIKFTREDTKENQLAFLDCKVIIGKDRQLLTEVFRKATHTDQYLLFESNHPLQHKLGVIRTLQHRAEQIPTSAEGKKKETQHVQRALSTCGYPRWAFNKCQKKRVGKETQKPTEAKRRGVVVPYVAGVSEKLQRILWQHKIPTYFKPVNTLRQKLVHPKDKAPNQKQSNVVYSIHCKDEECKEHYIGETKQMLQKRLYQHRRDNASGPQSAVHLHLKATNHSFQDSEVKILAKENRWFERGVKEAIFVKQQNPSLNRNGGLRFNLDPVFSRLLRPKPTALSLANEVKAGPSQNNRC; encoded by the coding sequence atgaggcaagcgtcccttgagcaaggacacttggcaaggaaaatgcaacaaaactacatcagaaaaatacagaatttgagaattaggagacttaacatagagataaaaaataaacagtctgaagtagaaaccttctatcagagattgcaaaccaagcttacgcacgaaacctatcaggaggtttgtgaatttaccaaatcaggttatatgaagcaccatagcaaaaccaaagaaaggcataagggaaaattccagaaacttctattggaaaatcgaccacagcttgtcgtaaacactaaggatggggggaatcagtccaatactaaagaaaattggatcaaaaatctgtcagacagaagcctctcggagacagagaaggcagtattaaccaagggtctcaacttctcagtgactcctaaaacgatacccacagtagactatatcacagcagctgaatcggccatcaggaacaataacctttctagaacagaggcaggggaccttcgtctgagaatatcggcccttctcagtagtgccaaaccaccaccgtccaatatcacgttaggtgagaggaaagcattagcggctctgcagaaagatgagagcatcaccatcttaccagctgataagggcagatgcacagtggttctcaacacattggactacgaagaaaaaataacaagtctaattagtgatgccaacacatatgagcaacttaaaagggacccatccagtaggtataagaaagaaatcatacactgtctccaaaagttagagaaggaagaactaattgacagacagatgtatcataggttataccctggggaggctacaccatgtatctatggccttccaaaaatccacaaggaagggtttcccctcagacccattgtctgtagcattgactctaccacgtacaatgtagcgaaatatgtaaaaacagtcttatccccattggtaggcaacactgatcatcatatagagaacacaaaagggtttgtggcgagcatcaaagacctcagattggagccagaggaaactttggtgtcttatgatgtgacttcacttttcacatctgtccccacctcagcagcagtctcggtggtgaggaagagactgctcgaggactcaactctgcatcggagaacaaaacttagtgctgaccacatctgccaattactggaaatttgccttaacaccacatattttcagtttagagggaaattctacagacaaattcatggttgtgctatgggctcaccagtctcacccatagtggcgaatctgtacatggaagagatggagaaacaggctctcacatccttctcagggacaaaaccaaggcagtggtttagatacgtggatgacacctttgtcataatcaaaaaacaagaaattcagtctttcacagatcacatcaatgcggtggacaccaatatcaaatttactcgcgaggacactaaagaaaaccaactagccttcttagactgcaaggtaattataggaaaggacagacagctacttacagaggtctttagaaaggccacacacactgaccaatacctgctttttgaatcaaaccatccactacaacataaactaggggttattaggaccctccaacatagagcggaacaaataccaactagtgctgagggaaagaaaaaggagacacaacatgtccagagagcgctctcaacctgtgggtacccacggtgggcttttaacaaatgtcaaaagaagagagtagggaaagaaacccaaaagcccacagaagcaaaaaggagaggagtggtagtcccttatgtagcgggggtctccgaaaaactccagaggatcttatggcaacacaaaattcctacctatttcaaaccagtaaataccctgagacaaaaattagtgcatcctaaagacaaggctccaaaccagaaacagagcaatgtggtctattccatccactgtaaagatgaggaatgcaaagagcactacattggggaaactaagcaaatgctccaaaaaaggctttatcaacatcgcagggacaatgctagtggtcctcaatcagcagtacatctacacctgaaagctaccaatcactcttttcaggacagcgaggttaagattttggccaaagaaaacagatggtttgaaagaggagtaaaggaagctatttttgtcaaacaacagaacccatcattgaatcggaatggtggtttgaggtttaatttggaccctgtgttcagcaggttactgagaccaaaacccacagctcttagtcttgcaaatgaggtgaaggcagggccgagccagaacaatagatgctaa